A region from the Prevotella melaninogenica genome encodes:
- the mfd gene encoding transcription-repair coupling factor — MKIQDIQKLYAMLPQAGAIQKIQEDKSIRTVFLQGLVASAAPMFFASIAERWKTTTVFVLNDNDEAGYFYNDLKTIAMPVDGEGKVAEVLFYPSSYRRAVKYGQRDAGNEILRTEVLTRLSALASETNNALPLYIVTEPSALSELVVSKKQLDERRLTLTVDQHIDIVEVEKTLRSFGFTETDYVYEPGQFAVRGSIIDVYSFSNELPFRIDFFGDDIETIRTFEVETQLSNEKLKRVEIVPELATSSEEKVPFLQFLPDDAILAFKDFLYVRDAIDNIYQEGFTNQALTEKLEGKTEMEQRELEQAFRKEGQLVPASRWMNDALDFRRIEFGINHSSSDLAKKKDGSRATITFSTSPQPLFHKNFDLLSKTLRDYLLQGYKLYIFADSEKQTVRLRDIFDSLSETSVSPDSENLSVADLSGEGGDATVGALPFTPVNRTLHEGFVDSTLKVCFFTDHQIFDRFHKYNLKSDKARQGKMALTMKELQEMEPGDFLVHVDFGIGKFAGLVRVPAGDSYQEMIRLVYQHNDIVDVSIHSLYKISKYRRGDSGEAPRLSVLGSGAWDRLKERAKKRIKDIARDLIKLYAKRRREKGFAFSPDTFMQHELEASFLYEDTPDQLKATQELKHDMESTRPMDRLVCGDVGFGKTEVAIRAAFKAAVDNKQVAVLVPTTVLAFQHYQTFKKRLKDMPVRVDYLSRARSAKQAKQVLEDLADGKINILVGTHKLIGKSVKWNDLGLLIIDEEQKFGVSTKEKLRQLKTNVDTLTMSATPIPRTLQFSLMGARDMSIMRTPPPNRYPIQTEIASFSHEVIADAINFEMSRNGQVYFVNDRISNLPEIANLIKKYVPDCRIAIGHGQMKPEELEEIVMGFMNYDYDVLLSTTIVENGIDISNANTIIINDAHRFGLSDLHQMRGRVGRSNKKAFCYLLAPPLAALNPEARRRLEALETFSDLGSGFNLAMQDLDIRGAGNLLGSEQSGFMEDLGYETYQKILNQAVMELKNDEFQDLYEEEMEEGKQITGDDFIDDCAVESDLEMYFPDNYVPGSSERMLLYRELDNIEKDEDLDAYRQRLQDRFGPVPRQGEELMQVVALRRVGKRLGCEKIILKQGRMQMQFVSNPNSVYYQSAAFDKVLNYIGSHPRRCNLKERNGKRSMVVSDVKTVGEGVKVLRAIEQGNKMSL, encoded by the coding sequence ATGAAGATACAAGACATACAGAAACTATACGCTATGCTGCCACAGGCAGGAGCAATACAAAAGATACAGGAAGATAAGTCGATAAGAACTGTTTTCCTGCAGGGACTCGTGGCTTCAGCTGCTCCGATGTTCTTTGCATCAATAGCTGAACGATGGAAGACTACGACTGTTTTCGTGTTGAATGATAACGATGAAGCAGGCTATTTCTATAATGACCTCAAGACCATAGCTATGCCCGTTGATGGAGAAGGGAAGGTGGCGGAAGTGCTGTTTTATCCGTCGTCTTATCGTCGTGCCGTGAAATATGGACAGCGTGATGCGGGTAATGAAATCCTGCGCACAGAGGTCCTGACACGTCTTTCTGCACTTGCTTCGGAGACTAATAACGCTCTTCCACTCTATATTGTTACTGAACCTTCGGCTCTGTCAGAACTCGTTGTGTCAAAGAAACAGTTGGATGAACGTCGTTTGACATTGACAGTTGATCAGCATATTGATATTGTAGAGGTTGAAAAGACACTGCGTTCTTTTGGATTCACAGAGACTGATTACGTTTATGAACCGGGACAGTTTGCTGTGCGTGGTAGTATCATAGATGTCTATTCTTTCTCAAACGAACTTCCTTTTCGTATCGACTTCTTTGGTGATGATATTGAAACAATCCGTACTTTTGAAGTTGAAACACAGCTATCTAATGAGAAACTGAAACGTGTTGAGATTGTACCAGAGTTAGCTACATCCTCGGAAGAGAAGGTTCCATTCCTGCAGTTCCTGCCAGATGATGCGATATTAGCTTTTAAGGACTTCCTTTATGTTCGTGATGCGATAGATAATATCTATCAAGAAGGATTTACTAATCAGGCGTTGACAGAGAAACTCGAAGGTAAGACTGAGATGGAACAACGCGAATTAGAGCAGGCTTTCCGTAAGGAGGGACAGCTTGTTCCAGCCTCACGTTGGATGAATGATGCGCTTGACTTCCGTCGTATAGAGTTCGGTATTAATCATTCCAGTTCCGATTTAGCAAAGAAGAAAGATGGTTCACGGGCTACGATTACTTTTAGCACATCACCGCAACCGCTCTTTCATAAGAACTTCGACTTGCTTTCTAAGACCCTTCGTGACTATCTTCTTCAAGGTTATAAACTCTATATCTTTGCCGATAGTGAGAAACAGACCGTACGTCTTAGAGATATCTTCGACTCATTGTCAGAGACAAGTGTGTCACCTGACTCAGAGAATCTGTCCGTAGCCGATCTGTCTGGAGAGGGTGGGGATGCAACTGTGGGAGCTCTTCCTTTCACACCAGTCAACCGAACACTCCATGAAGGTTTTGTTGATAGTACGCTGAAAGTATGTTTCTTTACCGATCATCAGATTTTTGACCGTTTCCATAAGTACAACCTTAAGTCTGACAAGGCTCGTCAAGGTAAGATGGCTTTGACGATGAAGGAGCTGCAAGAGATGGAACCCGGCGACTTCCTTGTGCATGTTGACTTCGGAATTGGCAAGTTTGCCGGTCTGGTTCGTGTTCCTGCTGGCGACTCTTATCAGGAGATGATACGTCTTGTTTATCAGCATAATGATATTGTGGACGTATCTATCCATTCACTTTACAAAATCAGTAAGTATCGTCGTGGTGATAGTGGCGAGGCTCCACGACTGTCAGTTCTTGGTTCAGGTGCTTGGGATCGTCTGAAAGAAAGGGCAAAGAAGCGTATTAAGGATATTGCTCGTGACCTCATTAAGCTCTATGCTAAACGTCGTCGTGAAAAGGGATTTGCCTTTTCTCCTGATACGTTTATGCAGCACGAATTGGAGGCTTCATTCCTTTATGAAGATACACCCGACCAGTTGAAGGCTACACAAGAACTCAAACATGATATGGAAAGCACACGTCCGATGGATCGTCTGGTTTGTGGTGACGTGGGCTTTGGTAAGACGGAAGTAGCTATTCGTGCTGCTTTCAAGGCTGCTGTGGATAATAAGCAGGTTGCAGTGCTTGTGCCAACAACTGTATTAGCTTTCCAGCATTACCAGACTTTTAAGAAGCGATTGAAGGATATGCCTGTGCGTGTTGACTACCTCTCACGTGCTCGCAGTGCTAAACAAGCCAAACAGGTGTTGGAGGATTTGGCAGATGGAAAGATAAATATCCTTGTTGGTACGCATAAGTTGATAGGCAAGTCGGTGAAGTGGAACGACCTCGGACTGCTCATCATTGATGAAGAACAGAAGTTTGGTGTGTCTACAAAGGAGAAACTTCGCCAGTTGAAAACGAATGTTGACACGCTGACAATGTCGGCAACGCCTATCCCACGTACGCTCCAGTTCTCGCTGATGGGTGCACGTGACATGAGTATTATGCGTACACCGCCACCTAATCGTTATCCTATTCAGACCGAGATAGCTTCTTTTTCACATGAAGTGATAGCAGATGCAATCAACTTTGAGATGAGCCGTAATGGACAGGTTTATTTCGTTAACGATCGCATTAGTAACCTTCCTGAGATAGCAAACCTTATCAAGAAGTACGTGCCTGACTGTCGTATTGCTATCGGACATGGACAGATGAAACCTGAGGAATTGGAGGAGATAGTTATGGGCTTTATGAACTATGACTATGATGTACTGCTTTCAACAACGATTGTTGAGAATGGTATTGATATTTCCAATGCTAATACTATCATCATCAATGATGCTCATCGTTTCGGACTCTCCGACCTGCATCAGATGCGTGGGCGTGTCGGTCGTTCTAATAAGAAGGCTTTCTGTTATCTGCTTGCGCCACCTTTAGCTGCATTGAACCCAGAGGCACGTCGTCGTTTGGAGGCTTTAGAGACTTTCTCTGATCTTGGTAGTGGCTTTAATCTTGCTATGCAAGACCTCGATATCCGTGGTGCGGGTAACCTCTTAGGCTCTGAGCAGAGTGGTTTCATGGAAGATTTGGGATATGAAACCTATCAGAAAATCCTCAATCAGGCGGTAATGGAGCTGAAGAATGATGAGTTCCAAGATCTTTATGAAGAGGAGATGGAAGAAGGAAAGCAGATTACTGGTGATGATTTCATTGATGATTGTGCCGTAGAGAGCGACCTTGAAATGTACTTCCCTGATAATTACGTACCAGGCAGTTCTGAGCGTATGCTGCTTTATCGTGAACTGGATAATATTGAAAAAGACGAGGACCTCGATGCCTATCGTCAGCGTCTGCAAGACCGTTTCGGTCCTGTTCCTCGTCAAGGTGAGGAACTGATGCAGGTCGTTGCACTTCGTCGTGTGGGTAAGCGATTGGGTTGTGAGAAGATTATTCTCAAGCAGGGACGTATGCAAATGCAGTTCGTTTCTAATCCAAATAGCGTTTACTATCAGAGTGCTGCCTTTGATAAGGTTCTCAACTATATCGGTTCTCATCCCCGCCGTTGTAATCTGAAAGAGCGAAATGGCAAGCGTTCTATGGTGGTTAGTGACGTTAAAACGGTGGGAGAAGGTGTGAAAGTTTTAAGAGCAATAGAACAAGGGAACAAAATGTCTTTATGA
- a CDS encoding SDR family NAD(P)-dependent oxidoreductase, with translation MKRAIVIGASSGIGHEVARLLIREGWTVGVAARRTDKLTDLQNTAPEHVFTAQIDVTDEAAEATLLQLIERMGGLELYFHAAGIGWKNPNLDAEIELKTMETNALGFTRMVGCVFRYFAANGGGHIVCITSIAGTKGLGPAPAYSATKAMQNTYLQALEQLANSKHLNIHFTDIRPGFVDTPLLAGTSNLPMLMTTEKVARSIIKAINKRRHICIIDCRWRILTYLWRHIPNWAWRRMKLS, from the coding sequence ATGAAAAGAGCAATCGTTATAGGTGCCAGCAGTGGTATCGGTCACGAAGTGGCACGACTACTCATCAGAGAGGGTTGGACTGTGGGTGTAGCAGCTCGTCGTACAGACAAACTGACAGACCTGCAAAATACCGCTCCAGAGCATGTCTTTACCGCACAGATTGATGTAACTGACGAAGCTGCAGAAGCAACTCTCCTGCAACTTATTGAGCGTATGGGTGGACTCGAACTCTACTTTCATGCAGCAGGGATCGGATGGAAAAACCCTAATCTTGATGCTGAAATAGAACTTAAAACGATGGAAACCAACGCACTCGGATTTACAAGGATGGTAGGGTGTGTCTTTCGTTATTTTGCAGCCAATGGGGGTGGACACATCGTTTGTATTACATCCATCGCAGGAACAAAAGGGCTCGGTCCTGCTCCTGCTTACAGTGCAACGAAAGCAATGCAAAACACCTATCTACAAGCATTAGAGCAACTTGCTAACAGCAAACATCTTAACATCCACTTCACAGATATTCGTCCAGGATTTGTTGACACTCCCCTACTCGCTGGTACGTCAAACCTTCCCATGTTAATGACTACTGAGAAGGTGGCTCGCAGCATCATAAAAGCGATTAATAAGCGTCGTCATATCTGCATCATCGATTGTCGTTGGCGTATACTCACCTACTTGTGGCGACATATTCCGAATTGGGCATGGAGACGAATGAAGTTGAGCTAA
- a CDS encoding PepSY-associated TM helix domain-containing protein, with amino-acid sequence MRKFFLKIHKWFALPLGVVMAILCFSGLAILLIKDLAPLFDMNAKELPIYTTIVRLHRWLFMKPENAHDGGLSLGRILTAVSSICMTIVLLSGIVIWWPKSKKALKNRLKISTNKGFRRFVYDSHVSLGIYVVIFLLLMSLTGPVFSFGWYRQGISKLFGQPMPPKGMKMQQPKDGAKQSATNDKAFVQVDTSQIKQQTQAAKDEAKDMKGDQHGKKPKGGKLFKQLHTGTWGGWFSRVLYAIAAFIGGFLPISGYYLWWKRRSREKN; translated from the coding sequence ATGAGAAAATTCTTTCTAAAGATTCACAAATGGTTTGCCTTACCATTAGGCGTAGTGATGGCAATTCTATGTTTTAGCGGTCTGGCAATATTACTAATAAAAGATCTCGCACCACTGTTTGACATGAATGCCAAAGAGTTACCCATCTATACAACAATCGTACGACTGCACCGCTGGCTCTTTATGAAACCAGAGAATGCACATGATGGTGGACTATCATTGGGAAGAATCCTCACAGCAGTGTCGTCAATCTGTATGACGATAGTATTGCTTTCAGGGATTGTGATCTGGTGGCCAAAGAGCAAGAAAGCACTAAAAAATCGTTTGAAAATCAGTACAAACAAAGGCTTCCGCCGCTTTGTTTACGACTCTCATGTGTCGTTAGGAATCTATGTTGTCATCTTCCTTCTCCTCATGTCTCTCACTGGACCCGTCTTCTCTTTCGGTTGGTACAGACAGGGTATATCAAAACTCTTCGGACAACCTATGCCACCAAAGGGTATGAAGATGCAACAGCCAAAAGACGGAGCTAAGCAGAGCGCAACAAACGACAAGGCTTTTGTACAGGTAGACACAAGTCAGATAAAGCAACAGACACAAGCAGCTAAAGACGAAGCAAAAGATATGAAAGGCGACCAACATGGCAAGAAGCCAAAGGGTGGTAAGCTTTTTAAGCAGTTGCATACTGGAACCTGGGGTGGTTGGTTCTCACGTGTTCTCTACGCTATTGCAGCCTTCATCGGTGGTTTCCTCCCTATTAGCGGCTACTACCTGTGGTGGAAAAGAAGAAGTAGGGAAAAGAATTAA
- a CDS encoding PorV/PorQ family protein: MNTKHIILLACAVLLGATQANAQGQDLSILTANTDARTAAMGNASAAVEGMYLYNNPAAIFASDKKFTADASASLFEKVEGADGTFGIYAATAGYKFAKRHAAFVGFRYAGGLSLKGYDISGNPTKDYKPYNWTLDLGYTYLFGTGFAAYATGSLIYSHLSKNAVGGAFNVGASYLNNELTLANKPACLILDAKVGAIGPKLDYGNMHKATLPTHVAVGGALSVDVAEKHQVAAALSTRYFFQPSEAKLFMLGGGLEYTYNKMVSVRAGYEYGDHDLSHVTMGAGFKYHGLRLNGAYNLKTADTGSSYCSIGIGYDF; encoded by the coding sequence ATGAATACAAAACATATCATTCTCTTGGCTTGCGCAGTACTTCTCGGTGCTACGCAGGCTAATGCCCAAGGGCAAGATCTCTCGATATTAACAGCGAATACCGATGCCCGAACAGCCGCTATGGGTAACGCTTCGGCTGCCGTTGAGGGTATGTATCTATACAACAACCCTGCTGCCATCTTCGCATCTGATAAGAAGTTCACCGCAGATGCTTCTGCTTCTCTCTTTGAAAAAGTGGAAGGTGCTGATGGAACCTTTGGGATTTATGCAGCCACAGCTGGCTATAAGTTTGCGAAACGTCATGCAGCCTTCGTAGGTTTTCGCTATGCGGGTGGCTTAAGTCTAAAGGGTTATGACATTTCTGGTAATCCAACAAAGGATTACAAACCTTATAATTGGACGCTCGATTTAGGTTATACCTATCTCTTTGGTACTGGCTTCGCGGCGTATGCTACAGGAAGTCTTATCTATAGCCACCTCTCAAAGAATGCTGTTGGTGGTGCTTTCAATGTGGGCGCATCTTATTTGAACAACGAGTTGACGCTCGCCAACAAACCAGCATGCCTCATTCTTGATGCTAAAGTGGGCGCAATTGGTCCAAAACTCGACTATGGTAACATGCACAAGGCAACGCTCCCTACCCACGTTGCCGTTGGTGGTGCGCTGTCTGTTGATGTGGCTGAGAAGCATCAGGTTGCAGCAGCCTTGTCTACTCGTTATTTCTTCCAACCTTCCGAAGCCAAACTCTTTATGTTAGGTGGTGGACTCGAATACACCTACAACAAGATGGTATCGGTGCGTGCTGGCTATGAGTATGGTGACCACGACCTCAGTCATGTCACCATGGGTGCAGGCTTCAAATATCACGGTTTGCGTCTGAACGGAGCTTATAATCTTAAGACGGCAGACACAGGAAGTAGCTACTGTAGCATAGGTATTGGCTATGATTTCTAA
- a CDS encoding S8 family serine peptidase, with product MRKSIIYLCACAVSGMMLATSCQDGLESDATSSNTRAVNIDKDLFAVKGCINVKLAKGANQSIPTTRSGSVEMQSVPSEIASAMQYSGAYKMERVFKPAGEYEARTIAAGLDRWYTIYFDKSKDVAAVLAQFNKAEGVECAERVLPMARPEVKVVPYSPSDASMQGTGSKFNDPLLGKQWHYYNDGTINARAVKGADCNVKPVWEKYTTGKKNVIVAVVDGGIDITHEDLIDNLYVNEKEKNGQPNVDDDGNGFVDDIYGYNFVSAKDVIGGTIEPDDGGHGTHVAGTVAARNNNGKGVAGIAGGDGFADSGVRLLSCQIFRNKNEQGDAAAAIKYAADNGAVICQNSWGYSSNAGVTSMPQSLKEAIDYFIKMAGCDANGNQRADSPMKGGVVIFAAGNENKEFSAYPACYAPTVSVAAMAWDFSKASYSNYAKWVTITAPGGDQDRFGNGAGVLSTVPKKNAASGYAYFQGTSMACPHVSGIAALITSYFGKQGFTNDDLKKRLITAYRPYNIDEQNPTYKGKLGKGYIDAEAAFESDTKIAPEKVGTLTLKPDFVDINAEWSIAKDEDKTAAFYRLYIAQGELTADKLKDMTYREINGMGHSLGETLKYDFDDLRDNTTYSVAVVAVDRWGNLSEPKIQKCTTKLNHAPEATGFPIEAIEVMENERKSFSFNVVDPDGHNWDVKATGETKGVSYTVKGNTVTVNLVPVLAAGSYTCTFVLSDDLGAKAEKSFTFKIVKYIPPQLTKPFENYIIGLDEGVVTIPLSGHYSYSDNVQLTYKANAANGSIASATVSNDNLQLKPMAKGVTRINIAATDGRETSSDGSFQVRVVEKKSAPVYAVYPVPVQKDIHALLNPEVKQAELVISSTVGERVMKATVTPDKYSVATLDLSKLTPGTYKLTVYTSKGNHSQMFIKR from the coding sequence ATGAGAAAATCTATTATATATTTATGTGCGTGTGCTGTCTCTGGTATGATGCTCGCCACATCGTGCCAAGATGGTTTGGAGTCGGATGCAACTTCGTCTAACACACGTGCGGTCAACATTGACAAAGACCTTTTTGCGGTAAAAGGTTGCATCAACGTGAAGTTGGCAAAGGGTGCGAACCAATCTATACCAACGACCCGTAGTGGTAGCGTTGAGATGCAGAGTGTCCCATCAGAAATAGCTTCAGCAATGCAATATTCAGGTGCTTATAAGATGGAAAGAGTCTTTAAGCCTGCTGGCGAATATGAAGCTCGAACGATAGCTGCAGGACTCGACCGATGGTACACCATCTACTTTGATAAGTCTAAAGATGTGGCTGCCGTATTGGCTCAGTTCAATAAAGCAGAGGGCGTTGAATGTGCTGAACGTGTGTTGCCAATGGCAAGACCAGAGGTCAAGGTTGTTCCTTATAGCCCTTCTGATGCAAGCATGCAAGGAACAGGAAGCAAATTTAACGACCCACTTCTTGGCAAACAGTGGCATTATTATAATGATGGTACGATTAACGCTCGTGCTGTAAAGGGTGCAGACTGTAACGTCAAACCTGTTTGGGAAAAGTACACGACAGGTAAGAAGAATGTCATTGTGGCTGTTGTTGATGGTGGTATCGACATCACGCACGAAGACTTGATTGACAACCTTTATGTCAACGAGAAGGAGAAGAATGGTCAACCTAACGTTGATGATGATGGCAATGGTTTTGTTGATGATATTTACGGATATAACTTTGTTTCTGCAAAAGACGTCATCGGTGGAACGATAGAACCCGATGATGGCGGACATGGTACCCACGTTGCAGGAACTGTTGCAGCACGCAATAACAACGGGAAGGGTGTTGCTGGCATTGCTGGTGGTGATGGCTTTGCAGATAGTGGTGTACGCTTGCTGAGTTGCCAGATATTCAGAAACAAGAACGAACAAGGTGACGCAGCTGCTGCCATCAAGTATGCAGCTGACAACGGAGCTGTTATCTGCCAGAACTCATGGGGTTATTCATCAAACGCTGGTGTCACCTCGATGCCACAGTCGCTAAAAGAAGCTATCGACTACTTCATCAAGATGGCGGGTTGCGATGCTAACGGCAATCAACGTGCTGACTCTCCAATGAAGGGTGGCGTGGTAATCTTCGCTGCTGGTAACGAAAACAAGGAGTTCTCTGCTTACCCAGCTTGCTACGCCCCTACGGTTTCTGTCGCTGCTATGGCGTGGGACTTCTCGAAGGCAAGTTACAGTAACTATGCTAAATGGGTGACGATTACGGCACCTGGTGGCGACCAAGATCGCTTCGGAAATGGAGCAGGAGTATTGAGTACAGTCCCAAAGAAGAATGCTGCATCAGGCTATGCTTACTTCCAAGGCACCTCCATGGCGTGTCCACACGTATCGGGTATTGCTGCGCTCATCACTTCTTACTTCGGCAAACAGGGCTTTACAAATGATGATCTGAAGAAACGTTTGATTACTGCTTACAGACCTTATAATATTGATGAACAGAACCCAACCTACAAAGGTAAGTTAGGTAAGGGCTATATTGACGCTGAAGCAGCTTTTGAATCAGACACAAAGATTGCCCCAGAGAAGGTAGGTACACTTACGCTCAAGCCTGACTTCGTAGACATCAATGCGGAGTGGAGTATCGCCAAGGATGAGGATAAGACCGCAGCCTTCTATCGACTCTATATTGCTCAGGGCGAATTGACAGCTGACAAGCTCAAGGATATGACCTACAGAGAAATCAATGGTATGGGGCATAGCTTAGGCGAAACTCTTAAGTATGACTTTGATGATTTGAGGGATAACACCACTTACAGCGTTGCCGTAGTGGCAGTTGACCGCTGGGGAAACCTCTCTGAACCAAAGATTCAGAAGTGTACGACCAAACTCAACCATGCCCCAGAGGCTACTGGATTCCCAATAGAAGCCATAGAGGTGATGGAGAATGAACGTAAGTCGTTCAGCTTCAACGTTGTTGACCCTGATGGCCACAACTGGGATGTCAAAGCTACGGGCGAGACAAAGGGTGTTTCTTACACTGTTAAAGGTAACACTGTGACCGTCAATCTCGTTCCAGTGCTTGCAGCTGGTAGTTATACTTGCACCTTCGTACTCTCTGATGACTTAGGAGCCAAGGCTGAGAAGAGCTTTACGTTTAAGATTGTAAAGTATATTCCACCACAGCTAACAAAGCCTTTCGAGAACTATATCATCGGTTTAGACGAGGGTGTCGTTACGATTCCATTGTCAGGACATTACTCATACAGCGATAATGTGCAGCTTACTTACAAGGCTAATGCTGCGAACGGTAGTATCGCTTCAGCCACAGTTAGCAATGACAACCTTCAACTAAAGCCTATGGCAAAGGGTGTTACACGTATCAACATCGCTGCTACTGATGGTCGTGAGACATCTTCTGACGGTTCTTTCCAAGTACGTGTTGTTGAAAAGAAGTCGGCTCCTGTCTATGCTGTCTATCCTGTTCCAGTGCAGAAAGACATCCACGCATTGCTCAATCCTGAAGTGAAGCAGGCAGAACTCGTCATCAGTTCTACTGTGGGTGAGCGCGTGATGAAGGCTACTGTGACACCTGATAAGTACAGCGTAGCAACGCTTGACCTTTCTAAACTAACCCCAGGAACGTATAAACTTACGGTATACACCAGTAAGGGCAATCACTCCCAGATGTTCATTAAACGATAA
- a CDS encoding BACON domain-containing protein: MRIINLHKLLQISLLFLLLGIVIGCAENDSFEQPYLNLSEKEISFSHQIDEKKITVNTNCKEWIATTPKSWLHLTQNGNELTVQADANPTGMERGSYILVDGGLAVQKIMVSQNASDISLDITKGEVILPQVGGTTTVDLKLEGASYDLTQNEKPEWLQVIKKKHRLKFISKPNYAVAERTAKLTLTLAGKNYDVVVKQPGVSLFVLACNPGNPFSLHKMMEYEYRRGSMLTEYGGPDEVNGIYEESYFFRTPSPLFKDVVYVHDTKHFVPTRVYTRSLTREGVNSVKTQAFQEFMKANGYTRDEKDTNHYVNVKEAYTMDVDIREENNSVVLFFYQMRTQDRDYPTLSSLDLGPIDLLNKNDKKVSDVEKYEKSKKSEEMKRQMSKSNEVEALLYQTNDPVQIARTYFFFLGSDASTPQEKVGSVEQYSLFYSKPNLGIWQYGNEWFVTHEFDKLLTSNNFEFVGYNGKHNVYARRSDYLTLAISGGEYSDVNNGKAVMQITVLYKPSVFAGSKEQRMAKVERMLKQHNPSK, translated from the coding sequence ATGCGTATAATAAATTTACATAAGCTGCTGCAGATCTCCTTGTTATTCCTATTATTGGGGATAGTGATTGGATGTGCTGAGAATGACAGCTTTGAACAGCCTTATCTGAATCTTTCAGAAAAGGAGATATCTTTCTCTCATCAGATTGATGAGAAGAAAATTACAGTGAACACGAATTGTAAGGAATGGATTGCGACGACTCCGAAGTCGTGGCTACACCTTACACAGAATGGAAACGAACTCACTGTGCAGGCGGATGCTAATCCAACGGGAATGGAAAGAGGTAGCTATATCCTTGTGGATGGTGGTTTGGCTGTACAGAAGATTATGGTTAGTCAGAATGCTTCTGATATCTCGTTGGATATTACGAAAGGTGAGGTTATACTTCCGCAAGTGGGTGGTACGACCACTGTCGACCTGAAATTGGAAGGCGCATCCTACGACCTCACACAGAACGAAAAGCCAGAATGGCTGCAAGTTATCAAGAAAAAACATCGTTTGAAGTTTATCTCTAAGCCTAACTATGCCGTGGCAGAAAGAACTGCAAAACTTACGTTAACTCTTGCTGGAAAGAACTACGATGTGGTTGTAAAGCAGCCTGGGGTCTCTCTCTTTGTCTTGGCTTGTAACCCTGGTAATCCTTTTAGTCTGCATAAGATGATGGAATATGAGTATCGTCGTGGTAGTATGCTTACAGAATATGGCGGTCCAGATGAGGTAAATGGAATCTATGAGGAAAGTTATTTCTTCAGAACACCATCGCCATTGTTCAAGGATGTTGTCTATGTACACGATACGAAGCATTTTGTACCGACCCGTGTCTATACACGTTCGCTGACAAGAGAGGGTGTTAATTCGGTTAAGACACAGGCTTTCCAAGAGTTTATGAAAGCCAATGGATACACAAGAGACGAGAAGGATACGAATCATTACGTCAATGTGAAAGAGGCTTACACGATGGATGTAGATATCAGAGAAGAGAATAACAGTGTCGTGTTATTCTTCTATCAGATGCGCACACAGGATCGTGATTACCCAACCTTAAGTAGTCTTGACCTCGGTCCTATCGACCTCTTAAACAAGAATGATAAGAAGGTGAGTGATGTTGAAAAATACGAAAAGAGCAAGAAAAGTGAGGAGATGAAGCGACAAATGTCTAAGAGCAATGAAGTTGAAGCACTCCTCTACCAGACAAATGACCCTGTACAGATTGCTCGCACCTACTTCTTCTTCCTTGGTAGCGATGCTTCTACTCCACAAGAGAAGGTTGGAAGTGTTGAGCAGTACAGTTTGTTCTACAGTAAACCAAACTTAGGAATATGGCAGTATGGTAATGAATGGTTCGTAACCCATGAGTTCGACAAACTGCTTACTTCAAACAATTTTGAGTTTGTAGGTTACAATGGTAAGCATAATGTCTATGCTCGTCGTTCTGACTATCTGACCTTGGCTATCTCTGGTGGAGAATATTCCGACGTGAACAATGGTAAGGCAGTCATGCAGATTACTGTTCTATACAAGCCAAGCGTCTTTGCTGGAAGTAAAGAACAACGAATGGCTAAGGTAGAACGAATGCTCAAACAACACAATCCAAGCAAATAA